gtctcacagTACTTGCCTTCCATTATCATAAAACTGTATGACACATTGGACCCCACAGGTAGTGCTCAGTAATATTTCTCACATGTGTGCTGTTGATGTTAAGTGCTTCAAAGCATTCCTTAGGCTTGACTAATGTTGGTCATCTGACCTATACTTTTCTATACATAAAGTCTGTGAAAACGTCTATGAATCGTGACTTGCTGCCAGtaaatcagacaaaaacaaaccaaaacaaaggaTCCCCTGGCTTCCACAGGGgtgaaaaaatctgaaacttGTGTAGAAAAATGCAGAGGTAGGTGGGTTGGTTTCTTCAAGACAGAGAATAACAGGATATTAAAGCTCTCCTAGTGAAAGGCAATAAAGTAATGCTTTTTTACAGGATTTCAGGGATTAGGACTGGACATCACTGTGTTTCAGATCAAAACGTCGCCATTTAGAAGCATTTTGAAGTTGTggcaattttgtttttataggcCTGCAGTACACGGTGACTTTCTGATGAACTTGACCGGATAGAGCGCTAGTGGAGCTCATGTTTCCTGCTGGCAAATGGcacacatttctctctgtgcacTTCAATGACATGCCTGCAAGCGCCGCGTTTGGACTGCCTCAGAATCCCTTCATCACTGTGGACCTCTGAGAGCAGAGCCGCTCCCTGCCCATTTCAGTGTAGATCAGTTCCACTCTTTTGCAAGCAGCCAAggcacacttgcacacaaacCAGACTTCTTTTTGTTTGGCCCTAAACAAATGACTCCGTATTTATTGTAAATACGTCGCCTGATGAATCATGGTGTGGCCCCGGAAAACCGCCTAAGACCACATTCTTCCTGCCTACAGTTCTTGGAAAGTTCGCGAGTACATACAGGGACAGCTCGTCCGGATCTAAGTGCACTTGTGTGATGCTGTGTCAGAGGGCGAGGGGGTGCACCATTCTGGAGCACCCCGTAATTAATCCGTGAGTCAGCGCCAGTAATCTCTACCAAATGGCAGTGATGGCGGCCAAACAGCCAGAGACTGAGGAGTCTGCTTGAATTGAAGACAAAACACTTCATATCCACATCAGCATTGTATCAAACCGCTGCACAATCGAATAACCCTTGTTTTCTATTGCCACTGTCTCAAAGGATGAAACTAAAGCCAGACACAAAAGAGATCAACTGCAAATGTCTTTAATACAGTTTCATCTACTCACTTAGTTAATGGTGAGAATGTTCCCACCATTACTCTGTTCTGGAAGCCATGTCATGATCAAATCAATATGTGCAGTCAGCTTCCAACGGGCACAGCATAATTAAAGAGCAGAGCATTGTGGTGGATTGTGAAAGTGCTGACCGTATTCTTTGTCATGTGGAATGTGCCTGTATACAGCTCATGTGGTGTTGAATGCATCCTAGTGTGTCCGGCATGAGTGGGTCATGTTGGCTGTATCTGTCCATCTCCCCATGCAGAAACATGTGAGGGGGTGGACTGTGGCCCAGGGAAGGTGTGCAAGATGAAGAATGGCCGGCCGCAGTGTGTCTGCTCACCTGACTGCTCCAACATAACTCGCAAGCAGCCGATCTGCGGCAGCGATGGGAACTCCTACCGTGATGAGTGCGCCCTCCTGCTGGCCAGGTGCAGGGGTCACCCTGACTTGGAGGTCATGTACCAGGGAGAGTGCAAAAGTAAGGAAGCTTGGTAGGGGTCCTAAAAAATCCTCCTGATGCAAATTTACAGGTTGCAGTGAACCCACCTTGCTCTTGGTTTTACTCAGAATAACTATTTGATATGTATAAATGGTTCACTGACAGGTTTCTGTCATATAATCACAAACCAGCACTAACGACATGACTGCTTCCCTTAGAGTCCTGCTCTAAGGTGGTGTGCCCAGGTACCCACACCTGTGTGACGGACCAGACTAACAGCGCCCACTGCGTCATGTGCCGCACTGCCCCCTGCCCAATGCCCATGGCGTCTGAGCAGCCCATCTGCGGCAACGACAACATAACCTATCCCAGTGCCTGCCACCTCCGCCGGGCCACATGCTTCCTGGGTCGCTCCATAGGCGTACGCCACTACGGCCACTGCACAAGTAAGGCAGCCCACTCTAAGGGCATCTCTGCATCACCCataccccctttccaccaacGCAAACTAGctgctagttctgggctggtgctagtgccggTTTGGAGTAGAGTAGGTTCAACctgcaaaccttctaagaactggtttgcttttccacgggctagagagccaccatagagccacgtcattacgtcactgtatacgtctgtatACGTCTCCGCTCTCCTGCTAGCGCcgacaaacaacaacaacaacaaaaacaagagaacagtgctttaaaaaacaaacttgtccactacactttatacaatgttaaccttttgtgaagccaatTGTTAAGTGAcgttggtaggtgagtcaatggcaatgttagaaagtagcatgaaatgttagctaatgttaccaaggttacggtagctggctagctagctgttggcACCCAGCCCCTGACATAAACggttcttggttctagaccagcaaagtgttggtgccgctcttgaaccagttttcctagccgagagccggttctttggctgtcgaaacaTGAAGAACTGATTcaagattaggcaccggctccgaaCCGGCGCttgaactgccttggtggaaaaggggcaccACACTCCCTCAGTAGAGCTATAGAGACCTCACTGGCTGCAGGAAGGTTGCATGATTGCATGCGAGAAGTGCTTTGCCAAGGCAGCAGTGGGTCTGCATTGCTTGATGCTTTTCCTGTC
The nucleotide sequence above comes from Megalops cyprinoides isolate fMegCyp1 chromosome 2, fMegCyp1.pri, whole genome shotgun sequence. Encoded proteins:
- the fstl3 gene encoding follistatin-related protein 3 — its product is MSLVIALNIVIIVVLCEIIGRHSANAGMCWLQQSQEPRCDMVLMRGVSHEECCAGGRLDTAWSNTSLPINEVSLLGFLGIVSCKPCKETCEGVDCGPGKVCKMKNGRPQCVCSPDCSNITRKQPICGSDGNSYRDECALLLARCRGHPDLEVMYQGECKKSCSKVVCPGTHTCVTDQTNSAHCVMCRTAPCPMPMASEQPICGNDNITYPSACHLRRATCFLGRSIGVRHYGHCTNAPKHTSEREGSEENAL